Genomic segment of Paenibacillus sp. FSL R5-0912:
GGAAGGTCTTCAGGTGGCCGCAGGCTTTATTGAATCTCATAACAGAGCAGATACGCAGGAGCTGCTGAACGGGCTGGAGCTTCTACCACCGCTGGACATATCTATTCACGGGGAAAGGGTCCGGGAGTTTGACATTGACCTCGCGATCCGCAGAAGGCCGCAGCTGATCCTGGTCGATGATCTCGCCCACACCAATGCTCCGGGAGGCCGCCACAAAAGAAGATATCAGGATGTGGAGGAGCTGCTGCGGGCTGGAATTCACGTATACACCACGGTAAATGTTGAGCATATAGAGAGTCTGACTGATGTCGTGACCTCCATTACAGGTATTCCTGTGCTGGAGCGTATTCCGGACAGCGTATTTGACCGTGCAGATCTGGTGGAGTTTGTGGATGTCGGACCCGGCGAGCTGATTGAACGTTTCCAGAAAGGCCGGATATACCCGGATGAAGAGCTGCAGCAGAGACATGCAGGTTTGTTCATCCCCGAAAAACTGCTTGCCCTGCGGGAAATTGCACTGCGCTATACAGCTGACCAGCTGAACAGGATCGCCGTACAGCTTGGGGAGAAGGCGGTCAGTGCTACCTTTTATACGAAGGATCATATACTGGTCTGCCTGTCCTCGGCAATCTCCAGCAAGAAGGTGATCCGCACTGCAGCCAGAATGGCCGATGCCCTGCATGGAACGTTCACGGCACTGTATGTGGAAACGTCTAGGACGAAAGAATTAACAGTCAAGAACAAGGCAGAGCTGCGAGAGAATCTGAGATTGGCAGAACAGCTTGGAGCACAGGTCGCGACAGTCTATGGGGAGGATGTTCCCGGACAAATTGCCGAATACGCCAAAACAAGCCGGGTCTCCAAGATCGTTCTGGGGCGTTCTCAGCACAAAACCCGCTGGCCGGCCAAATATACCATTGTCGACAAGCTGTCGGCGTCCGCTCCGAATATTGATATTTACATTATTCCGGATAATGGGCCTTCCTTGTACAAAAAGTTCCCGCAATATGCCAAATCTCCGCTTCTGACGCTGGCTGATACCGGTAAAACGATAGGCATCCTGCTGGTCTGTACATTGATCGGGTTATGGTTCAAGTATCTAGGCTTCAGTGAAGCGAATATTATCAACGTGTATATCCTGGGTGTTCTGCTGGATGCGATGGTTACGAAAGGGCGGCTGTACAGCGCAGCTACTTCGATTTTGAGTGTGCTTGTATTTAATTATTTGTTTACTGAGCCTTTATTCTCTCTGCAAGCCTATGATTCCGGTTACCCAGTGACTTTTCTGGTCATGCTGTCAGCCTCGTTTATCACGAGCACACTGACCTTGCGGGTGAAGGAACAAGCCAGGGAATCCGCACAAAAGGCTTACCGGACTGAGGTTCTGCTGGAGACCAGCCGGAAGCTGCAGCAGGCCAAGGATACCCCGGCGATCATCAACGAAACGGCATTGCAAATGCTCAAGCTGCTGGACCGGAGCATTATTATCTATGGGGTAGTGGAGGGTGAGCTTGCCGAACCACTGATTTTTGCCAAGGAGGAAGCCGCAGTTGATCCGCAGAGCTGTATCTTCGATGATGAACGCAGAGTGGCGGAGTGGGTGCTGCAAAATAACAAACGGGCAGGAGCTTCAACTGATACTTTCTCAGCCGCTCATTGTCTGTATCATGCGGTGCGCGGAGGGGATACGGTCTTTGCGGTGGCGGGCATCGTAATGGAGCAGGAAGAACCGCTGGAGGTTTTTGAGAAAAGCCTGATGATTGCCATGCTGGGTGAATGTGCCCTTGCCCTGGAGAAAGATAAGCTGAATGAGAAGCAAAAGGAAATCTCTCTGCAAATCCAGCAGGAACAGCTGCGTACCAATCTACTGCGGGGCATTTCACATGATCTGCGCACACCGCTTACGAGTATTTCCGGCAATGCGGGCATACTGATCGGCAACTCGATGGTCCTGAATGAAGAGCAGAAGAAGGAACTGTATAACGATATCTACGATGATTCCATGTGGCTGATCAATCTGGTGGAGAATCTGCTGTCCATTACCCGGATCGATAACGGCGCTCTTCACCTGAATTTTCAGGCGGAGCTGCTGGAGGAAGTGATTGCCGAGGCGCTGCTGCATGTAAACCGCAATAAGGATGAGCATCATATTGAGATCCGGCTGGAGGATGAGCTGCTCATGGCCAGAATGGATTCACGGCTGATTATTCAGGTCATCATCAATCTGGTGGATAACGCGATTAAATATACTCCGCCCGCGTCACAGATAACGGTATCCGCCAGACTCGAGGCGGGCTGGGTGGTAGTGGAGGTCGCTGATGATGGCCCCGGCATTTCACCTGAAGCCAAAGCCAAGGTGTTCGAGATGTTCTACACGGCAGACAACGTGCGCGGAGACGGCAGGCGCGGATTAGGCCTAGGACTGGCACTCTGCAAGTCGATTATCCACGCCCATGGCGGTAATATTGAATTACGAGATCATGCACCGCAGGGGACGGTATTCAGCTTCACCCTGCAGGCAGAAGAGGTGAATGTCCATGAATAAACCTTTGATACTTGTGGTAGAGGATGACAAACCTATCCGCAAGCTGATTACAACAACACTGGAGACCCAAGGCTATAAATATCATACCGCAGAGACAGGGGAAGCTTCGATTCTAGAGGCCGTGTCCAGTCAGCCGGATATCATGATTCTGGATTTGGGGCTGCCCGATATGGATGGTGTTGATATTATCCGAAAGGTCCGGGCCTGGTCCAATATTCCGATTATTGTGGTCAGTGCGCGCAGTGAAGACCGGGACAAAATTGAAGCGCTCGATGCGGGGGCTGATGATTATCTGACTAAGCCGTTTAGCGTGGAGGAGCTGCTGGCCAGGCTGCGGGTTAGTCTACGCCGGATCCGGGGAGACAGCGAGAAGCTGATGAAGGATTCGTCTGTTTTTACCAACGGGAATTTGCGAATCGATTACTCGGCAGGCTGTGTCTGGATGGAGGATGAAGAAATCCATCTGACGCCGATAGAATATAAGCTGCTGTGCCTGCTGGCCAAGAATGTGGGTAAGGTATTAACCCATAATTACATCCTGCATGAAATCTGGGGCAGCCCTACGTATGATATTCCGGCACTGCGTGTATTTATGGCTACACTCCGGAAGAAGATCGAGAGTACACCCTCACAGCCGAAGATTATCCAGACGCATATTGGTGTCGGTTACCGGATGCTTCAGGCAGGAGACGACAGCAAGGTGATCTGAACCGGCTGGCGGAATTCGCACAGCTGCGGTCCCCAATAACATTCTTAACCATGTCCTTAACAGACATGGTTATTTGTCGTTCCAGCTATGGAGGCGCTAACTGGAGCGGTTGTGCTACCGGCATTTTAACGAAATCTTAATTCGCTGAAGCAAACCCTA
This window contains:
- a CDS encoding response regulator — translated: MNKPLILVVEDDKPIRKLITTTLETQGYKYHTAETGEASILEAVSSQPDIMILDLGLPDMDGVDIIRKVRAWSNIPIIVVSARSEDRDKIEALDAGADDYLTKPFSVEELLARLRVSLRRIRGDSEKLMKDSSVFTNGNLRIDYSAGCVWMEDEEIHLTPIEYKLLCLLAKNVGKVLTHNYILHEIWGSPTYDIPALRVFMATLRKKIESTPSQPKIIQTHIGVGYRMLQAGDDSKVI
- a CDS encoding sensor histidine kinase, with translation MAGYTPAENQRGRLKIFFGYAPGAGKTCAMLYAAHEEQKEGLQVAAGFIESHNRADTQELLNGLELLPPLDISIHGERVREFDIDLAIRRRPQLILVDDLAHTNAPGGRHKRRYQDVEELLRAGIHVYTTVNVEHIESLTDVVTSITGIPVLERIPDSVFDRADLVEFVDVGPGELIERFQKGRIYPDEELQQRHAGLFIPEKLLALREIALRYTADQLNRIAVQLGEKAVSATFYTKDHILVCLSSAISSKKVIRTAARMADALHGTFTALYVETSRTKELTVKNKAELRENLRLAEQLGAQVATVYGEDVPGQIAEYAKTSRVSKIVLGRSQHKTRWPAKYTIVDKLSASAPNIDIYIIPDNGPSLYKKFPQYAKSPLLTLADTGKTIGILLVCTLIGLWFKYLGFSEANIINVYILGVLLDAMVTKGRLYSAATSILSVLVFNYLFTEPLFSLQAYDSGYPVTFLVMLSASFITSTLTLRVKEQARESAQKAYRTEVLLETSRKLQQAKDTPAIINETALQMLKLLDRSIIIYGVVEGELAEPLIFAKEEAAVDPQSCIFDDERRVAEWVLQNNKRAGASTDTFSAAHCLYHAVRGGDTVFAVAGIVMEQEEPLEVFEKSLMIAMLGECALALEKDKLNEKQKEISLQIQQEQLRTNLLRGISHDLRTPLTSISGNAGILIGNSMVLNEEQKKELYNDIYDDSMWLINLVENLLSITRIDNGALHLNFQAELLEEVIAEALLHVNRNKDEHHIEIRLEDELLMARMDSRLIIQVIINLVDNAIKYTPPASQITVSARLEAGWVVVEVADDGPGISPEAKAKVFEMFYTADNVRGDGRRGLGLGLALCKSIIHAHGGNIELRDHAPQGTVFSFTLQAEEVNVHE